In Actinomycetota bacterium, the genomic stretch CGACGCCGATGTCCTCGACCCGGGCGTGCGGGTCCAGCGGGGTGCCGAACCCGCGGGCCAGCTCCCCCACCCGCTGCTCGGCCGCGTCCCGGTCGATCCGGCCGCCGCCGCGGGTCGGCTCGGCCCCGAGCACGATGTTCTCGGCCACAGTGAAGTCGTCGACCAGCATGAAGTGCTGGTGGACCATGCCGATGCGCAGCTCGATGGCCCGCCGGGGCGAGTCGATCACCTGCGGCTCGCCCCGGACCAGGATCTCGCCCTCGTCGGGCTGCTCCATCCCGTAGAGCATCTTCATCAGGGTCGACTTGCCGGCGCCGTTCTCGCCGACCAGGGCGTGGATCTCGCCCTCGGTCACCTGCAGGTCGATCTGGTCGTTGGCGACCACCCCGGCGTAGCGGCGGGTGATGCCGCGGCACTCGATGGCCGGCGACCGGGGACGGGCCTCCTCGGGCCCGCCCTCGGTCGCCTCGGTCGCCTCGGTCGCCACGGCTAGGAGGCCGGCTTGTCCGGGACCTTGATCTCGCCGTCGGCGATCTTCTGCTTCAGGTCGTCAAGGGTGGTCGGGATGTCGCCCAGGAGCTCCTTGTTGTACTCGTTCTGGGCGTAGTCGATCCCGCCCTCCTTGAGCCCGAAGGTCTGGATGCCGCCGGCGACCGTGCCGCCGACGTAGGTGGCGATGGTCTGCTGGACGGCCTGGTCGACCCGCTTGAGCATGGAGGTGAGGATCCACTTCCGCTCGGCCTCGCTGGCCGTCAGGCTCTGGTCGGAGTCGACCCCGATGGCGTAGACCTGCTTGGACGCGGCGGCCGAGATGACCCCGGCCCCGGTGCCGCCGGAGGCGTGATAGATGACGTCGGCGCCGTCGCCGATCTGCTTCAGGGCCAGCTCCTTGCCCTTGGCCGGGTTGCGGAAGGCCTCGGGGGTGTTGCCGGCGTAGTCGACCAGGACCTCGATGTCCTTGCCCTCCTGGTCGGCGATGTACTTGACGCCCGCCTCGTAGCCGGCCTGGAACTTCTTGATGAGGTCGCCCTCAAGCCCGCCGACGAAGCCGACGGTGTTGGACTCGGTCTTGAGGGCGGCCGCGGCCCCGACCAGGAACGAGCCTTCCTCCTCCTTGAAGGCGATGCACAGCAGGTTCTTGCCCTGCTCCTCGCAGAGCGGATCGAAGCCGTCGATCACCGCGAAGGTGGTTTCGGGGGCCTCGGTGGCCGACTTGGCGATGTCCTCGGAGAACAGGAACCCGACCCCGAAGACCAGGCCGTAGCCCTCCTCGGCCAGGCTGTCGAGCAGCTCCTTGCGGTTGGAGCCGTCGGCGTTGGGCTCGATCTCCCTGACCTCGATCTTGTCCCCCTGCTCCTGCTTGGCCGCGTCGAGCCCGGCGCCGGCCGAGTCGTTGAAGGACTGGTCGCCGCGGCCGCCGATGTCGTAGACCAGGCCGACCTGCTTGGCCTCGGCGCCGCCGCCGGTGCCGGCGTCGCCGCCCTCGTCGTCGCCGCCGCCGCACGCGGCCACCATCAGGCCGAGCGCCACCAGCAGGGCGCCCACCCGCACACCCCGTACCCCACGCATGCACTGCTCCTCTCAGACTCCGGGCTCCCACCCTCGCCAGCGCCGCTGGCTGGCGGTATTTAACCATTACCTTGGCCTGGTGTCGGGGTCTCGTCGGGAGGCTGCGTAGAATCCGCGGCATGCGCCGCGTCCTGCTGGGCCTCCTCG encodes the following:
- a CDS encoding BMP family ABC transporter substrate-binding protein codes for the protein MRGVRGVRVGALLVALGLMVAACGGGDDEGGDAGTGGGAEAKQVGLVYDIGGRGDQSFNDSAGAGLDAAKQEQGDKIEVREIEPNADGSNRKELLDSLAEEGYGLVFGVGFLFSEDIAKSATEAPETTFAVIDGFDPLCEEQGKNLLCIAFKEEEGSFLVGAAAALKTESNTVGFVGGLEGDLIKKFQAGYEAGVKYIADQEGKDIEVLVDYAGNTPEAFRNPAKGKELALKQIGDGADVIYHASGGTGAGVISAAASKQVYAIGVDSDQSLTASEAERKWILTSMLKRVDQAVQQTIATYVGGTVAGGIQTFGLKEGGIDYAQNEYNKELLGDIPTTLDDLKQKIADGEIKVPDKPAS